A window of Lagenorhynchus albirostris chromosome 11, mLagAlb1.1, whole genome shotgun sequence contains these coding sequences:
- the LOC132528951 gene encoding LOW QUALITY PROTEIN: germ cell-less protein-like 1 (The sequence of the model RefSeq protein was modified relative to this genomic sequence to represent the inferred CDS: deleted 1 base in 1 codon; substituted 3 bases at 3 genomic stop codons): MGSLSSRVLCHPGXARAQQEPGSGAGGSAWRPESGGDAAAHGFCYCPGSRKRXRSRGAFCYCHPDSETDEDEQEGDGQQRLLNTPRRKKLKSTSKYIYQTLFLNGENSGIKICALGEEWSLHKIYLCQSGYFSSMFGGSWKESSMNIIELEIPDQNIDIEALQVAFGSLYRDDVLIKPSPVIAILAAACMLQLDGLIQQCGETMKETVNVKTVCGYYTSAGTYGLDSVKKKCLEWLLNNLMTHQNVELFKELSINVMKQLIGSSNLFVMQVEMDVYTALKKWMFLQLVPSWNGSLKQFLTETDVWFSKRRKDFEGMTFLETEQGKPFVSVFRHLRLQYIISDLASTRIIEQDSPVPSEWLSSVYKQQWLAMLWAEQDSEVGPQEINKEELEGNSMRCGRKLAKDGEYCWRWTGFNFSFDLLVTYTNRYIIFKHKTLNQPCSGSVSLQRXRSITFRLHLASFDSSVKLIRSRTTGYQILTLEKDQEQVVMNVDSRLLIFPLYICCNFLYISPEKRTENNPHPENPEN, from the exons ATGGGCTCGTTGAGCAGCCGAGTGCTGTGCCACCCGGGGTGAGCCCGAGCCCAGCAGGAGCCCGGTTCTGGGGCTGGGGGCTCGGCCTGGAGGCCGGAGAGTGGTGGCGACGCAGCCGCCCACGGCTTCTGTTACTGTCCGGGCAGCCGTAAGCGCTAGCGGAGCAGAGGGGCCTTCTGCTACTGTCACCCCGATTCTGAGACAGACGAGGATGAGCAGGAAGGGGACGGGCAGCAGCGACTCCTCAACACCCCTCGAAGGAAAAAATTGAAGAGTACGTCCAAATATATTtatcaaacattatttttaaatggtgaaaacAGTGGCATTAAGATTTGTGCTCTAGGAGAGGAGTGGAGCttacacaaaatatatttatgtcaaTCTGGCTACTTTTCTAGTATGTTCGGTGGTTCATGGAAGGAGTCCAGCATGAATATTATTGAACTGGAGATTCCAGACCAGAATATTGATATAGAAGCACTGCAGGTGGCATTTGGGTCATTGTATCGAGATGATGTCTTAATAAAGCCCAGTCCAGTTATTGCCATTTTGGCAGCAGCTTGTATGCTACAGTTGGATGGTTTAATACAGCAGTGTGGTGAGACGATGAAGGAAACAGTTAATGTGAAAACCGTATGTGGCTATTACACATCAGCAGGGACCTATGGACTGGACTCTGTAAAGAAAAAGTGCCTTGAATGGCTTCTAAACAATCTGATGACTCACCAGAATGTTGAACTTTTTAAAGAACTCAGTATAAATGTCATGAAACAACTCATTGGCTCATCTAACTTATTTGTGATGCAAGTGGAGATGGATGTATACACAGCCCTTAAAAAGTGGATGTTCCTTCAACTTGTGCCTT cctggaatggaTCTTTAAAACAGTTTTTGACTGAAACAGATGTCTGGTTTTCTAAGAGGAGAAAAGATTTTGAAGGTATGACCTTCCTTGAAACTGAGCAAGGAAAACCATTTGTGTCAGTATTCAGACATTTAAGGTTACAGTATATTATCAGTGATTTGGCCTCCACGAGAATTATCGAACAAGATTCTCCAGTACCTTCAGAATGGTTATCTTCTGTGTATAAACAGCAGTGGCTTGCTATGCTCTGGGCAGAACAAGACAGTGAGGTGGGGCCTCAAGAAATCAATAAAGAAGAGCTAGAGGGAAATAGCATGAGGTGTGGTAGAAAGCTTGCCAAAGATGGTGAATACTGCTGGCGGTGGACAGGTTTTAACTTCAGCTTTGACCTGCTTGTAACTTACACCAATCGATACATCATTTTCAAACACAAGACACTGAATCAGCCATGTAGTGGATCTGTCAGTTTACAACGTTGAAGGAGCATAACATTTAGATTACATTTGGCTTCTTTTGATAGTAGTGTAAAACTAATACGGAGTAGAACC ACTGGCTATCAAATACTTACACTTGAAAAGGACCAAGAACAAGTAGTGATGAACGTGGACAGCAGGCTTCTGATCTTCCCTTTATATATCTGCTGTAACTTCCTGTATATATCGCcagaaaaaagaactgaaaataatcCTCATCCAGAAAATCCAGAAAACTGA